CTTAATGAAATTGAAGGGTATTTAAATAATTTAATCTTATTAAAGGGTAACCTACTAATATTATCATGGCTAGGACACCCTTTATGACTATATGGCATACCCTAGATGATATCATCTCATTTAATATGCCTCAAAACATTTCAGTACTACTCAAAACAGGTTTGCCTTGTTATAAAAACCTCCGGCCCAACCATTTACTTCCCAAAAATGCATTTAACCGGGCCTTGTTTGTTCGTTAATTTCAATTGTTGTTATTAGGTCTCAACTGAGATATGGGCGCTGATTCCTAGACAACACCTAAGAGATGTGACTCAATTGGACGGTCCAACCTTTGATCATTAACCATTACCACAATTCATGGCTAGAAAAATCAACATTGCTGATGGGATGCATGAGAGAACATGGCtcataaaactatcttatttaagGGCAACATTGTTCTTCGTTTCATATAAGAAAAGAAGGCTATTATTAGGACGTCACATTTGATTAGAGGGGCGTTATCTAATAgaacaaaaacgggtcacccagaagtaatatcaaaaaccccttatctcaaataattttgtaatgaccgaacaaccttttagttaattttaattttattagataataattaattttacggttggaatcaatccaaacctggacgtaaaatcaatttctacggttggaattaaaaggaacctggacgtaaaattgaaatttacggctaggttgacgaaaggaaaattcagtaaactaaacctagacgtaaaattaaaaattacggttggaattcaactaaacctagacgtaatacaacatgcaaatcaaagtttacggttgaattgaactaaacatagacgtaagttcttcaaaaactaaattacgGTTGAAAAATCTAGTAACGTACCCAAACGTAACACTAGCAAAAAGTAActagaaccctaattttacttcgatttcattcaatctaacctattttaagcacaaaaacaAGTAAATAAAAATGGGTATGTTCGATTATTAccttacatacaccatgggtttgttcgatgaaatgaattcaaatggatttacgatgaaaaggatgaagagaaagaggagaggaagaaaaagagcaattgaaatgtgaagaatgaagaatagaaattaggttttgtttctgttttaattttaattgaaggaTAGTTTGGACAGTTGCTATCGAATCAAAAGTACCCCATAACCAGATTTTTGGTCAGTAAATATCCAAACGAAGCCCCTCTATTAGatggtgacgccccaataatagccttctaagAAAAACATCTCCGCTGCATTGCTCCAACTCCTAGTGCCTAGCCAAATAAAACACACAAATAAAGATGGGACGCaattaaatttaatttttttttctgcaACTGACAAAACCTGCTTGTATATGGTTTAGTGAGAAATATCAAAAGACAAAGCTACTTGAAAGGCCGCATTACCTGTCGACGGTGACCAAGTGCATTCATCCTAGgtcattatataaatatattcgaGTAAAAAAGAAGAGCGGAAAAGAACATGACAAAATCTTGGAAAATGCTAGTGAAAATAATTTTAAAAGATCACTTTTACATGGGTAAGAGGTTTGTGAATGCACAACGTAAAAGAAGATCCAGAGCAAAGTTGTGACAATGGCAATTTAAATTTTGATTAACTGATTAGTTTAATGGTACTTTTAAAGTTTGTTAGGTTAATATGCACAACAAATATGACAAATTTGGCATGTATAGTGTTCCATGCACAGCATTTAGAACTGTGGTTTCAGAAATAATTATTAAGTGAATGTCTCGGCAATAATTATTGGTTTAGTAGTTACTAAATTATTCATTTAAATGTTGAAAAGAAGATTAACATCAAATCGCATGTGCCCCATGCAAACTTTACGAAATTAAAGATTTTGAGTGGTTAGCACACTATGTGTCATCCTCAATCTCAAGATCATagcttttttcttgattttggtGGTTGGGTTGAGTAAGAAAAGCTGGAACCCAATTGAAAAATTGACCTAATTGGGATGAGCTTCTTATTAAGATGTTTCAATTAACCTAATTGGGATGAGCTTCTTATTAAGATGCTTGGTTAACAATAACATTAAGTTAGAACAATAATCCAATAGTTGGTTATGTTGTTGTTAGATTGGAATTATTCGTACCAAGAAAAGACAACAATTTGTCAAGTTTATTACCCTGTTGGTTGAAGATAGCGCATTTGACAGCAGTAATGACCTGATCAATGCTTCTTTGGAACACAAGTTTTATTGGTTATTATTTCAGACTGAGATTATCATTGGACCTCTTGAACACTTACTAATATAGAAGCAAACATGTGGCAACACAATACCAAATAAAGTGTGTGCTTTTCATGTTTTTATTGCTAAACACTAACTCTAGTGGATTTATTAGATGTAAAATTCAAACCTACACCTAGGTGACACTTTAAAGTGATCTTAGTTAATGTACCTCTAATGACTAATTAGCTAGTGGAAGGAATCAACTTACAAATCTCCTTTACATGAGCTTGTTTGTACAATGGGTGTGCAAAAGGCATTTGGTAGGTAAACGGGGTATTTTGGTTTCTGTCCATGTCTCATACTTCTTTTAACATCTAAAGAGAAAATTTTAACCAAAAAAGACATGTCCCAGCTGACTCAAATACTCAATAGGCATTTCCATTGTCTATGCTTTAGGTATGTATAGTCCAATCGACCAAAGTATATTAAAAAATCTGATTTGCATGACTTTGATTGCATGGAAAGcacagtttttcttttcttttttgaactGTGGAAAGCATAGCATTGCGCACCGCAAAAGCACCACCAAAGAAAGAAAGAGGCTGAAAGACCATTTTAAGATAGTGGAATCCGAATCCATTTTTGGACCCACCAAAAATCTGCATTGCGATTTTGTAGTTTTGCAATATAACATTAGGTCGACATGGAAGAAACCTAGCTCAGCCCCTGATGATAATCCTAGACAGATGGAACTTCATTTGTACCAAATGCAACGTATCCAGTTAAAACATGGCCTCTGAAAGATCAACTTCTCTGCTGACAAGCTTGCTAAGAACGGAGTGAGCATAAACGAGTGTGTGACGGATATAACTCTAGATCAATTTTTTTTGGCCAAGTCTTGAATGGCTAAATGAATTATATTTTCGTTTTGGTTTGCCAGCTGCTGAATTAAGGCCAGTATTTTTTGTCTTTGCTCTGACTTACTCTTTTGAAGTGTGTTTGCGAACGTCTAATATCTTAACATACAGGGTAAACCCCAAGGGAGGCACACATGCTATTGCTGGTAAAAAGTGTAGGAAACGAAAAGACAATCGAAAAGAAACCATGAAAATAGCTTTATTGACTACATGCATGCTTGTCATCCCTTCGAGTGCAAGTAATTGGTAGATGGCCTATCTTAATTTTACGTTCACTTTCAAGACTGCAAACAATCTCTTTTTCCCCCTTTCACCTAAGCTTTTACTTTTTTGGGTTGTCAACATGAAAGTCTCGTAAACAAAAGTTGCCCTGTTGTAAAAGAAAAGTCTCACACTGCGCACTATGTATTGATGAGATTTGCATAGTGAACGCAAATTTCCTGATCGTTAAGTTTCCTTTTGAGAGCCATACTTTGTTCGCCAATATCTTAACGTGTTTATGTGACATTTCATTCAGATATTGGCAGTGCCACACCAAGGGCAAAGCTAGAAATCTTACTATGGGCAGACAAATTCTTGATATGGACGGGAAgttaaacataattaggtttgagAGTCAGCGGCGGGGGGCTGGGTGGACAGTTTCGAGCTGGCTCAGCCTGTATTATTACATATATTTTCTTCGAAAAACTCTTTAAAACATTTTTGAATCTAAACTGTGAATATTATTGATTTGTAGTTTTTCGAATCCATATTTGTATCTCAAAAACTTTCATGCCACTACTGTTCCAGTGGGCGGAGGAGATAATTGATTATCATGATTGTGTGCTAATTATTTCTCCTCTAATGAATAAACTAAACATAAAGCATGTGTGCAGGGTCCAATGCCACCAAGCATACAATCAGCTACCTTTTTGATTTGTTTGATTGCTTATCATTTAGCTGGTAGTCCCAACCCCCAACTCCAAATTTTCGTAGATCCAATCCAAAGTACATGTTCAAGTTGATCTGACAAAGTTTGGTCATACTGGATATAAGTAATAATAGTATTAAAATCGAGTGGTTCAATATTCACGAAACAACACAAGTCTTGTCTTTCGTTGTGTACATTTAGCTGGCTATTAGGATACACAAAactggttaaaaagatcaaaactgGTGATAAAGatatctagattttgatactgtttaaatggacaaaaatgtagaAATAGccgggatgtaaacagtttcatcctacccattttcaagtactttttttaattttatccttgctatttttgaagtttaaaccaggatgaatccagtttcatccttgctatttttttatgtttattttacccatattaatttttactcgtccattaaaatcatgttttaaaaatatttggacaaatgacccattttccggatAGGATATATGTAGATTCATGAAACCCATGAGAATCTTGTTTTCTAACTAAGAGTTTTTTATTTCGACTTTTAGTTGGTTGTTAAATCCGAATATACAAACTAAACATGGAGCTTTTACATGACTTACCGTAAATGAGCTCTCTCAGGTCTCAACCATTGTTGGAAGAGTGCAAACTGCAAAGTGCCAAGCCACCTCTGTCgacaatattttctcaaaaaagACAGTAAAACTGGCCAGCCATATTTTTTGTGCTTTGTAAGTCAAAATatcaaactctttcttttttttcataaaaagAGGAAAACCTCCAAACAGTCCATTGATATAGTCGGTTTTGGAAGTCGGAAACGACTGCAAGATTTTTCAAGATCATCATATAATTACTGAATTCATAGTAATTCCACCGATTCTTGACTAATCATCCCAATTTTACAGACATAAAAATCATTCTAGAATTCCCATAGGACCAAATCACATGAAGTGGACTAATTAGTTTTGAACTAATTTCTATCACTGCACAAAGCATTGATTGGATCAGATCCAACCTAGTGATTTCTAGAACATGTAAATTTAGATTATATGATCTAaggtttttcattttcaaatgacAGTAACTACAGGAAAAAAAGTAACATAGCAAATAGTAACAGTGTCTAGAGTAATAAAGGTCTTCTAAGTCGGTCTTGAAATGTTTGGGACGGAATAAATCGGCCTGAATCGGCGTTGGAGTATTGGTAACATTTGGAGATGATGTAGGAAGTTAGACATCAGATTCTAACAGAGTGGTTAGAGCCTAATAGAATGGTTAGATGTCATTTGAGAAGTTATAAGAAGTTACTTTTTAAGTTCCAGATACAAAAATACCAAAAGTTAGTTTAGGAGGATAATTTCATGATCACTTCTATGTTCTCAAATTTTTTTTACTTACCGTCAAGTTTTAACCATTGTTATAAAAATGCAAAGTGCCAAGCCACCTTCGGTTGATAAAATTTTCTGGAAAAGAATCAGTAAAACTCACCGGCCATATTATTAGTGTCTTGGGGTAATCAGGGTGTACAATTTCATAATGATATAGAAGTGAAAATAAACTTCTTTACGAAGTAAAATGTTTCTAATTTTCGAAATCGATTTTTGCttcaagaaaaaactaaaaatactACTACTTTTGATATTCATGATCAAACACGTTTAACTGCATAGTATCCAAAAGGTTGGACTGAGTTTTGTATTTGAAGTCGGTAATTTAAATTACATACATGCTAAAAGTTTCATCTCACCGTAAAAATCATATTTCTTACTGCCATCAGTTTATCCTCTCATTTCAAGATCAAGCGTGCGCTTGTAAATAGTGTACCCACCGGATGATGTGAAGTGTGAAGTACAAATGGCTGGGGAAGCCCCCTTACAATTGACACGTGCTTTAAAAAGACAGTTCCATTTACTCAAAGGTAGTGGGCGGTTGTGATGGGTTCATGTGATGTGGACCCTACTTTGTAGTACATCCTAGTCAGCCTAGATCTTTTCTTTACACAAACTTTTTAAGAAACCAGTGGTATCTCTACGTGTACTGGCAGCCCACTGTTGCAGTCCTTTGTTACACGTGTTGTCCAATAAAACGGTAACCGTGTAAAAAAGAATAATGAAATGCTGGATCTTTTTCTCTGCTTCTTTGATTCTATGGATAAGATTAATTTTATGGTGGCTGGCGCTGTTTAAGCATTGGCAGCACCCAGGGCTAGTTGCCGCTACCTTGTCTCAGTTTAGCTTTTTTCCGACCATACTTTGTTCTTGACGAGTGTATCATGAGTTGCAGCTTGTAggttatttgttttttcttttgcctGACTCAACCGAATCTAATTTATCCGATCTGACTCTACACATTTGAATCAAAAATTATCAAGGTATAGATAGAgaaataacaaacaaaaaaaattaacacaaaaGGCTTTTTGTTATCATCCACTGACCATCCGGGCACAATTTGGCGTCTGATGATGACAGCACTCATTGATTCAAATTCAACAGTCCATTCATGCATACACTAGATTCCAGTGTCTAACAGGTGAAGTCAAATGACCCTCATTTCGGCTCAATTAGGCGACCCCGAGCTCCTCCGTAGTAATAAATAAAAACTCCGAAACAAACAAGtcaaatgaccaaactaccctcaACCATTTTAGTCCCTACACTAGAAATGATGAAatggattcatcttcttcttcaatagtaCACTCTCACACAACAAAAGCCAAACCCTTTGAGGGTGACATGAAAAAGCGGGAACGTACCTAACTGGTAACCACCGACTCTGCTCCGGTCACTTTTTCTTCCAGTCACCAGAAAAATAAACCATCCAATCCAATTCAATTAAGAAGCGTTTTTACGGCGTTGGTTTTTTCGGGTGGGGGTAAAATAATAAAAGGGGAATGATAAGTGCTGATCCGTTAGTTTCGGTTTAGTGTTATAAATAGATCCTCCCTTCCCAATTTCATACTCCAAATTTTTAGTCTCTctgtttttgatttttcaaaaccAACCAGAGAAATACGTAAGACCAACCAAAAACTCTGGTCACCAATTTCCGTAATCAGTCCTCTTCTTTTCAATTTCTTTtactctctgtttttttttttcaatcagatcagtttaatttgaaaattttctagaaagaaaaatgaaaaatctctAGTCTCTGGTTCTGTCAAGGATCAAAGGAGAAGAAGACGGggataggaagaagaagaagaagaagggaattACTGTAGAGAAGACAAGGAAAGATGGAGAACAAAAATATGTTAATGTCAGCATTAGGGGTAGGATTAGGAGTAGGTGTAGGACTTGGATTAGCATCATCAGGACAGAGTGTTATGAATAAATGGActggaattggttcatctaattcATCTTCTTCCAATACTATATCGTTTGAACAGATCCAACAAGATCTTCGTAGACAAATTGTTGATGGCAAACAAAGTAATGTCACCTTCGATGAATTCCCTTATTATCTCAGGTATTTTCTTTTCTAATCACTCTCTTCTtcaattttctcaatttttttgtTCCAAAATTTTTATTTACAGTTAAGATTCTTATGCTTAATTGGATTCCCATGGGGTCTTTTATTTTGTATatgacaaaattacccttatagACCATGTGAAATTCATACTTATCTTCATGCCCATATGTATAAGATTCATGATTTGTTGTTGCTTCATACTTTCTCTCATGGAGATTTAGTTTCATTAGTATGGAAATTAGTTATCTCATGGAGATTTAGTTTGATTGGAAAATTTAGGGACGAGGGTATTTTCGGTAATTTCAAATTAATTTTCCGAGGAATCAATTGTGGAATTATCTATGCCTTTATAAAGTTTTGGAAAGGATAATGTTACCATggactttaggttgttcattgCAGTTTAAAAGATTTTGGTAGATTTTCTTTTTGGGCATTATGGGCTAGGTTGATGCATTTATGGCTTTTGAGGATAATACAATGATATCGATAATGGGATTTTCTTGTTTTTCAGTGCAACTGTCTATAAGTGTGTCCATTTTAATTATAGTAGCCGTTCATTAAAATATGCTGGAGATTTTTTTAAGCGATTTCTGTAGTGCTTGGAATTGTTAATTTGAGGATCTCTGTGCGCTTTCATGTGCAGATTTATCCACACTGTATCTTGCTAATAAGTTAAGTTTGGTAGGCAGATGTTGTCTACAAGTAAAAATATTCTAATACCTTTGTCATATGAACAACTGTGCTAACAAATCTTGCTAATCTGGATTTTAATTAGTATGTCCGCACATTCAACGGAAACATGGATCCGAAGTGATAGTCCTTTTTTGGTTTGGTAGAAAACATAATGAGTCATACACCACTAGGGGCATCTGAGGATTGTGGTCTGACAGATTTCTTGCCGGGCGTTCATTTACATTACTAGGAAAATGTAAGGAGTAAAAATATGGGCTAAGGCATACCATAAGTGTTGCGCTCCCGCTGCCCAAATGACTCATATCCTGACATGAGAAATATCCGGTTAAAAAACGACCGTGTTGAAGGTGTTTGGATCAATGTTAGTGGAAATCTATAAGTTCACAAGTTAAAGAGTGTTGAATTTAGCCTATCTAATATCCTGTAGACATGACATTCTGTTGAACATGAACACTCTTTATACTTCTTTTTCCTGTCAGATTTAATATAATAATCAGCTGCTTATGGTTTGTAATGTTTACCCTGATGGCTTTGTAGTGAGCAGACACGTGTCCTGTTGACGAGTGCTGCTTATGTTCATCTGAAACAGGCTGAGTTCTCTAAGTACACTCGTAATCTGTCACCTGGAAGTCGAGCAATTTTGCTTTCAGGACCTGCTGGTAGGTTTTCCAGAGTGTCTTTATTCTCTTGTTCCTTTTGATTTGTGTTATGGCTTGTCTTAAATGAAGCTGATTAAATCTGTCCCTGTGAAGAGCTTTACCAACAAATGCTTGCCAAGGCTCTGGCACATTATTTTGAAGCCAAGTTGTTGTTGTTAGATGTTACTGACTTTTCAATAAAGGTAAGAACATTGATCAAATGTTGAATATATGTTTCCAATCTTTATACTAGGACTTAAACTTGGGCTTTCTTCTACAGGTGCAAAGTAAATATGGAACTTCAACTAGAGAATCTGTAAGCTCCTAAAACTTGTGATGAGTATTGTGTTCAAGTATATTTGAAGTTTATTGCCCGGACCTGGGAATAGACAATGCTGATCACATCAGTTCCTTGTTTAAACACCGCATCCATAGGAAAATCTTTTATCTAAAACAGTTGCTTTGGAGATTATAGCACTACTGGTTGAATGCATTATTGCACTAACTCAAACATTCTGTGGATTTGTTTGTTATTTATTACTTATTCGTTGGATCCTTTGTCTTGTGCAGTCTTTCAAGAGGTCCATCTCTGAGACAACTTTGGAGCGAATGTCTAGTTTATTTGGGTCTTTCTCTATCATGCCTCCGAGGGAGGAAAGCAGAGGTATGATAAACAAGAATACCTTAATGAGAGTGGAGATTTTGTAATTCTGCTTTTTTATGAGTTTTCTTAAAATTTCTTGTTGCCTTCCTCTTCTGTTGGTCTAATTATGAGATTTCTTACAGGAACATTACGAAGGCAAAGCAGTGGAGTAGATATCGCATCTAAGTATACTGTTTTTTAAATTGAGGCACAGTTCCAATCAGGTTTTAGTGTTGCACGCAACTTCAATTTGATCCTTGTTTATCTTTTCAGGGGAATGGATGGTAATCCTCCAAGGCTTCGCAGAAATGCATCTTCAACAGCGGATATGGCAAATCTTGCTTCACAGTCCACTTCTCAGAATCCAGGTATTGCCCACAACCTTTTAATATTAGTTTTTACCAGTTAGCATTGACACTTTCTTTCATAACCATTTTCTAGTACCTTAAATGTAATTTCTTTTACAAGATTATACTTGCTAGAATACCTCTTTCTCGTTGCACGTAATGATTTTGCTTCTTATTTTCAGCTCCTCTTAGACGCACAAGCAGCTGGTCGTTTGATGAGAAACTTCTTATACAATCTCTTTACAAGGTATTCCAAAGTGTTTTTGTAGTTGTCCGTTGCTGGATTAGAAATTTTTTCTATTTTATCGGGTTCTCCATTAATGTCTTTAGTGTGCATGCACACATTTTGATTTTCAATGCAGGTTTTAGTGTCAGAGTCTAAGACTAGCCCTATCGTTCTCTACCTCAGAGATGTCGAGAAACTAGTCTTGAGATCACAAAGGGTTCAAATCATGTTTCAGAAAATGTTACAGAAACTTTCAGGACCAGTTCTGATTCTTGGTTCGAGAATTTTGGATCCAGATAATGACTACAGAGAAGTGGATGAGAGGCTTACTAATCTTTTCCCTTACAACATTGAGATTAAGCCACCAGAAGATGAGACTCACCTTGTTAGCTGGAAAACTCAACTGGAAGAGGACATGAAAATGATGAAAGTTCGTGATAACAGAAACCACATCACTGAAGTACTTGCAGCAAATGATCTGGACTGTGATGATTTGGGTTCAATCTGCTTTTCTGACACGGTGGTTCTCAGTAATTACATTGAGGAGATTGTTGTGTCAGCAATTTCATATCATCTGATGAATAACAAGGATCCTGAATACAGAAATGGGAAGCTTGTTATTTCTTCTAAGAGGTTGGTCTGGTACATTAAACTCAAGTCAGTTGCATTTTACATTTCATTTTATCTAAGGGATTTTGCCATGTTCCCTTGCAGTCTATCCCATGGGTTGAGTATATTCCAAGAAGGTAAGTTTGATGGCAAAGATACACTGAAGCTGGAAGCAAATGCTGATGCTAGCAAGGTTAGTTTCACATCTCGTCTTTGCATTTCTAGTCAGTTTTAGAGCTCAGGAGAATTATACTTAAGGATCATTGTTGTCTCATTGTTTCAGGTAGGGGATGGGAAACCTATTCCAACCTCAGAGACATCTGCACCTGATACAAAAAGTGACGATAAATCAGTTCCAGTTGTGAAGAAAGATGGTGAAGCTGCATCTCCAGCAAAAGCTCCCGTAAGTTCAATTTCTTAAACTCCTAAACCCAGAAATCTATGTAGAATTTATTTTCTTGTTGCCAGTACATTTGACTATCTCAATAGTTCTATTTTAATGTTAGTGATCTTCTTATCAGAGTTTGAATTGCAAAGTTGGAACATAATATTATAGCTGGTGTCTTTCAATATTTTCTAAATTGATCTGAAATGCTTCCTTGTCTTAATAATGTCATCTGTTAATCTTCGTCCATGCAGGAAGTTGTTCCAGACAATGAGTTTGAAAAGCGTATCAGGCCAGAAGTTATCCCTGCAAATGAGATTGGAGTCACATTTGCTGATATTGGTGCACTAGGTGAGATAAAAGAATCACTACAGGAATTGGTAATGCTTCCTCTACGAAGACCAGACCTATTTAAAGGAGGACTTTTAAAGCCTTGTAGAGGAATATTGTTGTTTGGTCCTCCGGGTACTGGTAAAACAATGCTTGCTAAGGCAATAGCTAATGAAGCAGGAGCAAGCTTCATCAATGTCTCTATGTCGACCATTACGTCCAAATGGTTTGGAGAGGATGAGAAGAATGTTAGAGCTTTGTTTACACTTGCAGCAAAGGTCTCTCCAACAATTATCTTTGTGGATGAGGTTGATAGTATGCTAGGGCAGCGCACTAGAGTTGGGGAGCATGAGGCTATGCGTAAAATTAAAAACGAGTTCATGACACATTGGGATGGGCTGATGACTAAGCCTGGTGAACGGATCCTTGTCCTCGCTGCAACAAACAGGCCATTTGACCTTGATGAAGCCATCATTCGACGGTTTGAGCGCAGGTATGTaagcctatttatttcaaattcacattgctcataTTCGTATATATGAATGTTAGTGTGCATCCTTACTGATTCTCAACTCTTGCTGAATTGATACAGAATTATGGTCGGTTTGCCATCAGTAGAAAACAGAGAAATGATATTGAAAACTCTTCTATCAAAAGAGAAGGTTGAAGAAGGACTAGATTTCAAGGAGCTCGCAACAATGACGGAAGGATACACAGGAAGTGATCTTAAGGTTTGTATTTTGCTTAGATGCGTGCATAATTTGATGCCTTGATCATCTGTGACTGTGACTAACATGGGCAACAACTTTTGGACAGAACCTGTGTATGACTGCAGCTTATCGGCCTGTTAGAGAACTGATTCAACAAGAAATGAAAAAGGATCTGGTAACTATTCTCCCTAAGATATATTTATTAGTCATTGACATAACTTGAAATTTCTGTTTTCACTAAAATCCATTTCGACAAcacaggagaaaaagaagaaggccGAGGAAGGACAAAGCGTGGAAGATACTTCAGATCAAACTGAAGGGAATGAGGAAAGGACAATTAACCTAAGGCCATTGAACATGGAAGACATGAAGCAGGCAAAGAATCAGGTAAGTTGAATTGAGAGTGTTTTGTTTGAAAGTTGCTAACTAAAGCTTGTTTTGCAAAATTTTCATCCCGAAATACGAGTGGCATATATCTTCCAGTTGTAGCTCAATGCCTCAAGACCCTCAACTTGAAACAAGTGAAACTCTTTCTGTTTGTCTGTTTCTTTGGAGTATAGACTAtagaatttaaaataaaaataaatcatatgCTGGGTAACTGTACTGCAGGTGGCACCAAGTTTCGCATCAGAGGGATCTATAATGGGTGAGCTATCACAGTGGAACGAATCATACGGTGAAGGAGGATCTAGGAAGAAGCAGCAACTGTCATACTTCCTGTAAGAGCAGTACAGAAGAGTGCGAGTGTCCAAAGCATCTTATAGTCATAATTTAATATCCACACCAGCACCAATTTTCTCGCATGAATACCTTGGCCATGTTAGGAGGACCTTTGTTTATTAAGGTCTGTCCAATGGAAGAGTAGAATTTCGTGATGAAATtctttcaattgattgagatcaGTCGCAGTAAGAGGCTTATCGTTGTGCCAAGATGCTATGTTTTCTTCTGTAACTTGTAATGTTAAATGTGTGATATATGTATCATGTTGCTTTTGTAGTTTAGAGTGTAAGCTGCTTTTACTACTTAGTTAATCCAACACTTAACATAATAAACAGAGAGAGGTTGTATTCTGTATTGTATCATTAATGTATGTGTGTACTATCAGCCTATAAGGTATAACTTCCCCAAAGACACAGTTGAatgttcttcttttcctttttagcTTGTGCATTCCAAGTGGGTCATCTTAGAGCAACTCATGTGCAGTAAACGATTGGACATCTACCTAGAGAGTTTTTCAAGTTTCATAGAGGAAAATCTCCCTAGGAAATTTGGAAATTCTCGATTATATGATGCAATGGATTGACATACATAATGGGATATGTTGCAATGGAGGTGCTGTTCTTTGCA
This portion of the Papaver somniferum cultivar HN1 chromosome 11, ASM357369v1, whole genome shotgun sequence genome encodes:
- the LOC113323722 gene encoding uncharacterized protein LOC113323722; this encodes MENKNMLMSALGVGLGVGVGLGLASSGQSVMNKWTGIGSSNSSSSNTISFEQIQQDLRRQIVDGKQSNVTFDEFPYYLSEQTRVLLTSAAYVHLKQAEFSKYTRNLSPGSRAILLSGPAELYQQMLAKALAHYFEAKLLLLDVTDFSIKVQSKYGTSTRESSFKRSISETTLERMSSLFGSFSIMPPREESRGTLRRQSSGVDIASKGMDGNPPRLRRNASSTADMANLASQSTSQNPAPLRRTSSWSFDEKLLIQSLYKVLVSESKTSPIVLYLRDVEKLVLRSQRVQIMFQKMLQKLSGPVLILGSRILDPDNDYREVDERLTNLFPYNIEIKPPEDETHLVSWKTQLEEDMKMMKVRDNRNHITEVLAANDLDCDDLGSICFSDTVVLSNYIEEIVVSAISYHLMNNKDPEYRNGKLVISSKSLSHGLSIFQEGKFDGKDTLKLEANADASKVGDGKPIPTSETSAPDTKSDDKSVPVVKKDGEAASPAKAPEVVPDNEFEKRIRPEVIPANEIGVTFADIGALGEIKESLQELVMLPLRRPDLFKGGLLKPCRGILLFGPPGTGKTMLAKAIANEAGASFINVSMSTITSKWFGEDEKNVRALFTLAAKVSPTIIFVDEVDSMLGQRTRVGEHEAMRKIKNEFMTHWDGLMTKPGERILVLAATNRPFDLDEAIIRRFERRIMVGLPSVENREMILKTLLSKEKVEEGLDFKELATMTEGYTGSDLKNLCMTAAYRPVRELIQQEMKKDLEKKKKAEEGQSVEDTSDQTEGNEERTINLRPLNMEDMKQAKNQVAPSFASEGSIMGELSQWNESYGEGGSRKKQQLSYFL